The genome window TGCCCATGTAACAGGGCGCGACGATGGGCGGCGCACCGATGCGCATGTGGACCTCCTCGGCCCCGGCGTCGCGCAGGAGTTCGACCAACTGCGTCGACGTCGTGCCGCGGACGATGCTGTCGTCGATGAGCGTCACGGTCTTGCCCTCGACGGTGCTGCGAATCGGGTTCAGTTTCAGCCGAACCGCGCGTTCGCGTTCGTCCTGCGTCGGCATGATGAACGTCCGACCGACGTACCGGTTTTTCATCAACCCCTCGGCGAACTCGACGCCGTCGTCGTCCTCCGCCCGCGGTTCGCCGGCGGCGGTCGTCTCGCCCGCCGCCTCGGCGTAGCCGGTGGCGAAGGCGCGCCCGGAGTCGGGGACGGGCATCACCACGTCGGTCTCGACGCCGCTCTCCTCCCAGAGCGCGCGGCCGAGATTCCGCCGGACCTCGTAGACGAGCGTCCCGTCGATAACCGAGTCGGGTCGAGAGAAGTAGACGTGCTCGAAGAAGCAGTGCGCGGAGTTCTCCTTCTCGACGAGTTGGTAGGAGTCGAAGCCGCTGCCGTCGTTTTCGAGGACGACGAGTTCGCCCGGTCGCACGTCGCGGACGAGTTCGCCGTCGAGGGTGTCGATGGCGGCCGACTCGGAGGCGATGACGTAGCCGCCGTCGACTTTACCGATACAGAGCGGACGGTTCCCTTCGGGGTCTCGAACGCCCAAGACGGTGTCGTCGTGGCTGATGGTGAGCGCGTAGGAGCCGTGGATTCGCTCCATCGTGCGTTTGACGGCGCGGACGAGGTCGGATTCGAGGAGGTTTCGCGCGAGGTCGTGGGCGATGACCTCGGTGTCGCCCTCGGAGGTGAACGCGTGGCCGAGGTTCTCCAGTTCCGAGCGGAGTTCGTCGGCGTTGACGAGGTTGCCGTTGTGGGCGAGGCCCAACGAACCGGATTTGAACGAGACGGCGAACGGTTGCGCACAGCAGCTGTTGACGCCGCCCGCCGTCGGATACCGGACGTGGCCGATACCGGCGGTGCCGCGGAGCGTCGACAGCGACTCCTCGTCGAACACGTCGCCGACGAGACCCATCTCCACGTGGCTGTGCTGTTGGAACCCGTCGTGGGTGACGATACCCGCCGACTCCTGACCGCGGTGTTGGAGCGCGTACAGCGAGTAGTACAACGGCCGCGCGGCCTCGCGTTCGTCGAGCGACACGCCGACGACACCGCACTTCTCGTTGAGACCGTCTCCGACTCGACGGATATCCCGCCCCTGATGCATAGGAGTGAGTGTGAGGCCCACGGGTAAAAACACCCGTGGTTGTGCTGTATTTCGACTGCTGCCGACCACATATATGCACAATCGTGGTCAAGCAATCGCCGACTGACCGCCACGGCGACGCGTGTCCACTCGGGCACCGGTCGCCGTCTTTCGGTTAGAGACGTCGCTGGTGGCAGTCGGAGGAGAACGCGGAGCCAAACGCCGAAACGGGGACGATGGCCGTCGCTTCGGGAGGTAGCTGAGAGAGAAAGAACGTCGCAGGAAGCGGGGTTACTCGCCCGCTTTCGACTGCCACGCGTACTCGCGACGTTTCGCCGACTTGCCGAAGCCGCAGGACGAGCAGACCTTCTTCTTCACGTGGTAGGACTTCTCGCCGCAGCGACGACATTTGACGTGCGTCGTCTTGTTCTTCTTGCCCTGACTCGGGGTTCCTGCTCCCGTCATGCTGTTATCGTGACCACGTTATCGCCGCGTATAATCGTTGTGTCTTCGACTTCCTCGAC of Haloprofundus halophilus contains these proteins:
- the purF gene encoding amidophosphoribosyltransferase, with amino-acid sequence MHQGRDIRRVGDGLNEKCGVVGVSLDEREAARPLYYSLYALQHRGQESAGIVTHDGFQQHSHVEMGLVGDVFDEESLSTLRGTAGIGHVRYPTAGGVNSCCAQPFAVSFKSGSLGLAHNGNLVNADELRSELENLGHAFTSEGDTEVIAHDLARNLLESDLVRAVKRTMERIHGSYALTISHDDTVLGVRDPEGNRPLCIGKVDGGYVIASESAAIDTLDGELVRDVRPGELVVLENDGSGFDSYQLVEKENSAHCFFEHVYFSRPDSVIDGTLVYEVRRNLGRALWEESGVETDVVMPVPDSGRAFATGYAEAAGETTAAGEPRAEDDDGVEFAEGLMKNRYVGRTFIMPTQDERERAVRLKLNPIRSTVEGKTVTLIDDSIVRGTTSTQLVELLRDAGAEEVHMRIGAPPIVAPCYMGIDMHTRGELIAADRSVAEVRDEIGADSLGYLSIDSIADCLRKSRADLCLGCVTGEYPYDIDGETADRDVTRPAIDAEAPADD
- a CDS encoding 50S ribosomal protein L37e; the encoded protein is MTGAGTPSQGKKNKTTHVKCRRCGEKSYHVKKKVCSSCGFGKSAKRREYAWQSKAGE